One Ricinus communis isolate WT05 ecotype wild-type chromosome 7, ASM1957865v1, whole genome shotgun sequence genomic region harbors:
- the LOC125370691 gene encoding uncharacterized protein LOC125370691 — translation MLEEIRGALMEMIKMKYDMVKNSMDELCPRIRKKIEKLKWETRFCIPKAALNDKFQVKMFDDQFMVSLPDRSCTCRAWQLTGIPCIHAIFSIHWLRQNVDDYVDECYKKDMYLQAYQYAFEPLNGQKMWHEITEAPVHPPPFKKMPGRSKVNRKKAVDEKKRDLNKLSRNGIRMQCRICYAYGHNKRECPRKDNPPASKDILDDQRSRRRSRCPPAPTSDVTNIDVPHQTTIENVKTGSSQSKPPYDKRIIAKERIQARKEYGLHISTETGNMYLRMPGERNVRTVSGYTKTVIATRQSRKRFDTQRSTTATKKQRSTTTTHIQSVKVCSQTSTATKAKEKVVASSKGKEKVVASSKDKQKLVPTKTKTSKHADLVIQEGQHVLPKPM, via the exons ATGTTGGAAGAGATTAGGGGTGCTTTGATGGAAATGATTAAAATGAAGTATGACATGGTGAAAAACAGTATGGATGAATTGTGCCCAAGGATTAGAAAGAAGATTGAGAAGTTAAAGTGGGAAACCAGATTCTGTATACCAAAGGCAGCTTTGAATGACAAATTTCAGGTTAAAATGTTTGATGATCAGTTTATGGTGTCTCTACCAGACAGGAGTTGCACATGTAGAGCTTGGCAACTGACTGGAATTCCTTGTATTCATGCAATTTTCAGTATTCATTGGTTGAGGCAGAATGTGGATGACTATGTTGATGAATGCTACAAGAAGGACATGTACTTACAAGCCTATCAGTATGCCTTTGAACCATTAAATGGCCAGAAGATGTGGCATGAGATCACTGAGGCACCAGTGCATCCACCACCATTCAAAAAGATGCCAGGAAGATCTAAGGTGAACAGAAAGAAAGCTgttgatgaaaaaaaaagggatCTAAACAAATTAAGTAGAAATGGAATAAGGATGCAATGTAGAATTTGCTATGCATATGGACATAATAAAAGAGAATGCCCAAGAAAGGATAATCCACCTGCATCTAAAGATATTCTGGACGATCAG AGAAGTAGAAGGAGAAGTAGATGCCCACCAGCTCCTACAAGTGATGTTACCAATATTGATGTACCACATCAGACTACAATTGAAAATGTAAAAACTGGTTCTTCACAATCCAAACCACCATATGATAAGAGAATAATTGCCAAAGAAAGAATTCAG GCTAGAAAAGAATATGGTCTGCACATATCCACAGAGACTGGTAATATGTATTTAAGA ATGCCAGGGGAAAGGAATGTAAGGACTGTTAGTGGTTATACAAAAACAGTAATAGCAACAAGGCAATCCAGAAAGAGGTTTGACACCCAAAGATCAACTACAGCtacaaagaaacaaagatCAACTACAACTACTCATATACAAAGTGTGAAAGTTTGTAGCCAAACTTCAACAGCTACAAAGGCAAAAGAGAAAGTGGTAGCTAGTTCCAAAGGCAAAGAGAAGGTGGTAGCTAGTTCGAAAGACAAACAAAAGTTGGTACCTACAAAGACAAAGACTAGTAAGCATGCAGATTTGGTGATTCAAGAAGGGCAACATGTTTTGCCAAAGCCAATGTAG
- the LOC8283874 gene encoding serine/threonine-protein kinase 19 isoform X2, protein MHQTPESSSSKRKKRLRDDDEEEEEEEEEEEKAETSDGDQTLSLEESLTFSDTLVALRIMRAQFPQIDKVSIQPFILRSQLYSSVKDRTQVDRELESLRREKLLRIFKLNTGQDDHAIMFLDDYLCQVDLVVKRLEEKKQGDVIVFEWFRTHVIDVKLEASIDHQELCSLLSLGGKVKDEHISLLINAGLLTRQLIDPNMYWFAIPNIGSVLKGLSQGRKELLSLISSRRYKEMMLAPLEKKRLRFSPLDMRFHLRDLFGSGHLKTVSNESEERIRQSHILPLENSR, encoded by the exons ATGCACCAGACTCCAGAATCATCATCGTCAAAACGTAAAAAACGCCTTCgcgatgatgatgaagaagaagaagaagaagaagaagaagaagaaaaagctGAAACTAGCGATGGTGATCAAACTCTCTCACTTG AGGAAAGTCTCACATTTAGTGACACGTTAGTAGCGCTGCGCATAATGCGGGCTCAGTTTCCCCAAATTGACAAG GTCTCAATTCAACCTTTCATTTTACGTTCCCAATTGTACAGCAGTGTTAAGGACAGAACACAAGTAGATAGAGAATTAGAG TCTTTGAGAAGAGAGAAACTTTTGcgtattttcaaattaaatactGGACAAGATGATCATGCTATAATGTTTTTAGATGACTACCTATGCCAG GTAGATCTTGTTGTGAAAAGATtggaagaaaagaagcaaGGTGATGTTATAGTTTTTGAGTGGTTTAGAACTCATGTTATTGATGTCAAGTTGGAAGCTAGCATCGACCATCAAGAGCTT TGCTCACTCTTATCTCTTGGTGGAAAGGTGAAGGATGAGCACATATCCCTTTTGATCAATGCTGGTCTTCTT ACTCGCCAATTGATTGACCCAAATATGTACTGGTTTGCGATTCCAAATATTGGTTCAGTACTTAAAGGCCTTTCTCAG GGGAGAAAGGAGCTACTATCTCTTATAAGCAGCAGGAGATATAAAGAAATGATGTTGGCCCCTCTGGAGAAGAAGCGTCTTCGATTCTCGCCACTTGATATGAGATTTCATCTTCGGGACCTGTTTGGTTCAGGTCACCTAAAAACT GTTAGCAATGAGAGCGAAGAAAGGATTAG GCAATCACATATATTGCCATTGGAGAATTCAAGATGA
- the LOC8283874 gene encoding serine/threonine-protein kinase 19 isoform X1, whose protein sequence is MHQTPESSSSKRKKRLRDDDEEEEEEEEEEEKAETSDGDQTLSLEESLTFSDTLVALRIMRAQFPQIDKVSIQPFILRSQLYSSVKDRTQVDRELESLRREKLLRIFKLNTGQDDHAIMFLDDYLCQVDLVVKRLEEKKQGDVIVFEWFRTHVIDVKLEASIDHQELCSLLSLGGKVKDEHISLLINAGLLTRQLIDPNMYWFAIPNIGSVLKGLSQGRKELLSLISSRRYKEMMLAPLEKKRLRFSPLDMRFHLRDLFGSGHLKTVSNESEERIRQSNESEERIRQSHILPLENSR, encoded by the exons ATGCACCAGACTCCAGAATCATCATCGTCAAAACGTAAAAAACGCCTTCgcgatgatgatgaagaagaagaagaagaagaagaagaagaagaaaaagctGAAACTAGCGATGGTGATCAAACTCTCTCACTTG AGGAAAGTCTCACATTTAGTGACACGTTAGTAGCGCTGCGCATAATGCGGGCTCAGTTTCCCCAAATTGACAAG GTCTCAATTCAACCTTTCATTTTACGTTCCCAATTGTACAGCAGTGTTAAGGACAGAACACAAGTAGATAGAGAATTAGAG TCTTTGAGAAGAGAGAAACTTTTGcgtattttcaaattaaatactGGACAAGATGATCATGCTATAATGTTTTTAGATGACTACCTATGCCAG GTAGATCTTGTTGTGAAAAGATtggaagaaaagaagcaaGGTGATGTTATAGTTTTTGAGTGGTTTAGAACTCATGTTATTGATGTCAAGTTGGAAGCTAGCATCGACCATCAAGAGCTT TGCTCACTCTTATCTCTTGGTGGAAAGGTGAAGGATGAGCACATATCCCTTTTGATCAATGCTGGTCTTCTT ACTCGCCAATTGATTGACCCAAATATGTACTGGTTTGCGATTCCAAATATTGGTTCAGTACTTAAAGGCCTTTCTCAG GGGAGAAAGGAGCTACTATCTCTTATAAGCAGCAGGAGATATAAAGAAATGATGTTGGCCCCTCTGGAGAAGAAGCGTCTTCGATTCTCGCCACTTGATATGAGATTTCATCTTCGGGACCTGTTTGGTTCAGGTCACCTAAAAACT GTTAGCAATGAGAGCGAAGAAAGGATTAGGCAAAGCAATGAGAGCGAAGAAAGGATTAGGCAATCACATATATTGCCATTGGAGAATTCAAGATGA
- the LOC8283874 gene encoding serine/threonine-protein kinase 19 isoform X4, whose translation MHQTPESSSSKRKKRLRDDDEEEEEEEEEEEKAETSDGDQTLSLEESLTFSDTLVALRIMRAQFPQIDKVSIQPFILRSQLYSSVKDRTQVDRELESLRREKLLRIFKLNTGQDDHAIMFLDDYLCQVDLVVKRLEEKKQGDVIVFEWFRTHVIDVKLEASIDHQELTRQLIDPNMYWFAIPNIGSVLKGLSQGRKELLSLISSRRYKEMMLAPLEKKRLRFSPLDMRFHLRDLFGSGHLKTVSNESEERIRQSNESEERIRQSHILPLENSR comes from the exons ATGCACCAGACTCCAGAATCATCATCGTCAAAACGTAAAAAACGCCTTCgcgatgatgatgaagaagaagaagaagaagaagaagaagaagaaaaagctGAAACTAGCGATGGTGATCAAACTCTCTCACTTG AGGAAAGTCTCACATTTAGTGACACGTTAGTAGCGCTGCGCATAATGCGGGCTCAGTTTCCCCAAATTGACAAG GTCTCAATTCAACCTTTCATTTTACGTTCCCAATTGTACAGCAGTGTTAAGGACAGAACACAAGTAGATAGAGAATTAGAG TCTTTGAGAAGAGAGAAACTTTTGcgtattttcaaattaaatactGGACAAGATGATCATGCTATAATGTTTTTAGATGACTACCTATGCCAG GTAGATCTTGTTGTGAAAAGATtggaagaaaagaagcaaGGTGATGTTATAGTTTTTGAGTGGTTTAGAACTCATGTTATTGATGTCAAGTTGGAAGCTAGCATCGACCATCAAGAGCTT ACTCGCCAATTGATTGACCCAAATATGTACTGGTTTGCGATTCCAAATATTGGTTCAGTACTTAAAGGCCTTTCTCAG GGGAGAAAGGAGCTACTATCTCTTATAAGCAGCAGGAGATATAAAGAAATGATGTTGGCCCCTCTGGAGAAGAAGCGTCTTCGATTCTCGCCACTTGATATGAGATTTCATCTTCGGGACCTGTTTGGTTCAGGTCACCTAAAAACT GTTAGCAATGAGAGCGAAGAAAGGATTAGGCAAAGCAATGAGAGCGAAGAAAGGATTAGGCAATCACATATATTGCCATTGGAGAATTCAAGATGA
- the LOC8283874 gene encoding serine/threonine-protein kinase 19 isoform X5: MHQTPESSSSKRKKRLRDDDEEEEEEEEEEEKAETSDGDQTLSLEESLTFSDTLVALRIMRAQFPQIDKVSIQPFILRSQLYSSVKDRTQVDRELESLRREKLLRIFKLNTGQDDHAIMFLDDYLCQVDLVVKRLEEKKQGDVIVFEWFRTHVIDVKLEASIDHQELCSLLSLGGKVKDEHISLLINAGLLTRQLIDPNMYWFAIPNIGSVLKGLSQGRKELLSLISSRRYKEMMLAPLEKKRLRFSPLDMRFHLRDLFGSGHLKTQ, from the exons ATGCACCAGACTCCAGAATCATCATCGTCAAAACGTAAAAAACGCCTTCgcgatgatgatgaagaagaagaagaagaagaagaagaagaagaaaaagctGAAACTAGCGATGGTGATCAAACTCTCTCACTTG AGGAAAGTCTCACATTTAGTGACACGTTAGTAGCGCTGCGCATAATGCGGGCTCAGTTTCCCCAAATTGACAAG GTCTCAATTCAACCTTTCATTTTACGTTCCCAATTGTACAGCAGTGTTAAGGACAGAACACAAGTAGATAGAGAATTAGAG TCTTTGAGAAGAGAGAAACTTTTGcgtattttcaaattaaatactGGACAAGATGATCATGCTATAATGTTTTTAGATGACTACCTATGCCAG GTAGATCTTGTTGTGAAAAGATtggaagaaaagaagcaaGGTGATGTTATAGTTTTTGAGTGGTTTAGAACTCATGTTATTGATGTCAAGTTGGAAGCTAGCATCGACCATCAAGAGCTT TGCTCACTCTTATCTCTTGGTGGAAAGGTGAAGGATGAGCACATATCCCTTTTGATCAATGCTGGTCTTCTT ACTCGCCAATTGATTGACCCAAATATGTACTGGTTTGCGATTCCAAATATTGGTTCAGTACTTAAAGGCCTTTCTCAG GGGAGAAAGGAGCTACTATCTCTTATAAGCAGCAGGAGATATAAAGAAATGATGTTGGCCCCTCTGGAGAAGAAGCGTCTTCGATTCTCGCCACTTGATATGAGATTTCATCTTCGGGACCTGTTTGGTTCAGGTCACCTAAAAACT CAATGA
- the LOC8283874 gene encoding serine/threonine-protein kinase 19 isoform X3 — MHQTPESSSSKRKKRLRDDDEEEEEEEEEEEKAETSDGDQTLSLEESLTFSDTLVALRIMRAQFPQIDKVSIQPFILRSQLYSSVKDRTQVDRELESLRREKLLRIFKLNTGQDDHAIMFLDDYLCQVDLVVKRLEEKKQGDVIVFEWFRTHVIDVKLEASIDHQELCSLLSLGGKVKDEHISLLINAGLLTRQLIDPNMYWFAIPNIGSVLKGLSQGRKELLSLISSRRYKEMMLAPLEKKRLRFSPLDMRFHLRDLFGSGHLKTVSTPTGLVVRVSKD, encoded by the exons ATGCACCAGACTCCAGAATCATCATCGTCAAAACGTAAAAAACGCCTTCgcgatgatgatgaagaagaagaagaagaagaagaagaagaagaaaaagctGAAACTAGCGATGGTGATCAAACTCTCTCACTTG AGGAAAGTCTCACATTTAGTGACACGTTAGTAGCGCTGCGCATAATGCGGGCTCAGTTTCCCCAAATTGACAAG GTCTCAATTCAACCTTTCATTTTACGTTCCCAATTGTACAGCAGTGTTAAGGACAGAACACAAGTAGATAGAGAATTAGAG TCTTTGAGAAGAGAGAAACTTTTGcgtattttcaaattaaatactGGACAAGATGATCATGCTATAATGTTTTTAGATGACTACCTATGCCAG GTAGATCTTGTTGTGAAAAGATtggaagaaaagaagcaaGGTGATGTTATAGTTTTTGAGTGGTTTAGAACTCATGTTATTGATGTCAAGTTGGAAGCTAGCATCGACCATCAAGAGCTT TGCTCACTCTTATCTCTTGGTGGAAAGGTGAAGGATGAGCACATATCCCTTTTGATCAATGCTGGTCTTCTT ACTCGCCAATTGATTGACCCAAATATGTACTGGTTTGCGATTCCAAATATTGGTTCAGTACTTAAAGGCCTTTCTCAG GGGAGAAAGGAGCTACTATCTCTTATAAGCAGCAGGAGATATAAAGAAATGATGTTGGCCCCTCTGGAGAAGAAGCGTCTTCGATTCTCGCCACTTGATATGAGATTTCATCTTCGGGACCTGTTTGGTTCAGGTCACCTAAAAACTGTCAGTACCCCAACTGGCTTAGTGGTTCGTGTTTCAAAAGATTAG
- the LOC8283873 gene encoding dolichyl-diphosphooligosaccharide--protein glycosyltransferase subunit 2 isoform X2 has product MRRLTLLARMARSGVGGFLVLLVVALICSVSSSASISYPISDSHRSAALELFTPIGGSFGSLEEAYEALRTFEVLGIDKKPDISVPACHSVLETLGSSSAVSKDIFYALKVNGILKCEVNEDVLEGIVSNLQTAVSSASSLLDFYHSIGSLVLIKDQSSKDVSFEDAEGVFRSIKALSQSDGRWRYSFNNPESSTFAAGLALEALAGVISVSSSEIDQSLIATTKNDILKLFDSIEKYDDGAFYFDEKHAQENQGPLSTTSSVVRGLTAFADVTSGNLNLPSEKFVGLAKFLLGIGIPGDAKDLFNQVDSLAYLESNRISIPLILSLPATVLSLTKKDTLKVKVNTVLGSNAPPLTVNLVRVFSSGSKDTSIIENQELKYDTENSVYFLDALPKSVDVGNYIFVFETVFHDAAHEKVYTTGGQTQVPIFVTGVIKVDSAGIDVLESDLGIVETQRKLDLAGENLVSLSANHLQKLRLSFQLTTPLGHAFKPHQAILKLRHETKVEHIFVVANSGKKFEIVLDLLGLVERFFYLSGSYTIQLTVGDAVMENSFLKVIGHVDLDLPEAPENAPRPPPQPVEPYSRYGPKAEITHIFRAPEKLPPKELSLTFLGLTLLPFIGFLVGLLRLGVNLKNFPSSAVSATFAFLFHFGIAAVLFLYVLFWLKLDLFTTMKTLGFLGVFLMFVGHRILSHLASTSSKLKSA; this is encoded by the exons ATGCGGAGACTCACTCTACTTGCAC GAATGGCTAGGAGTGGTGTAGGTGGATTTCTTGTGCTGCTCGTTGTAGCCTTGATCTGCTCtgtttcttcttctgcttCGATTTCTTATCCGATCTCTGATTCTCACCGATCCGCTGCTTTGGAGCTCTTTACTCCGATCGGTGGATCATTCGGAAG CTTGGAAGAAGCATATGAGGCACTTCGGACATTTGAGGTTCTTGGAATTGATAAGAAGCCTGACATAAGTGTCCCAGCATGCCACTCTGTACTTGAAACTCTTGGGTCTTCATCTGCTGTCTCTAAGGATATATTCTACGCATTAAAAGTGAATGGAATATTAAAATGTGAGGTCAATGAGGATGTTCTTGAG GGCATTGTTTCCAATCTTCAAACTGCTGTCAGCAGTGCAAGTTCGTTGCTTGACTTCTACCATTCCATAGGAAGTCTGGTGCTTATCAAG GATCAATCTTCTAAAGATGTAAGCTTTGAAGATGCTGAAGGAGTTTTTCGTTCTATCAAG GCTTTGAGCCAGAGTGATGGAAGATGGCGCTATAGTTTTAATAATCCTGAGTCTAGCACCTTTGCTGCAG gTTTAGCACTTGAAGCTCTTGCTGGAGTGATCTCAGTATCATCTTCTGAGATAGATCAGTCTCTG ATTGCTACaacaaaaaatgatatattgaaGCTTTTTGACAGTATTGAGAAGTATG ATGATGGAGCCTTTTACTTTGATGAGAAGCATGCACAAGAAAATCAAGGGCCTCTTTCAACTACATCATCCGTTGTTAGAGGATTAACAGCATTTGCAGATGTGACCTCAGGAAATTTGAAT CTTCCGAGCGAAAAATTTGTGGGTTTGGCAAAGTTTCTCCTAGGCATTGGGATTCCTGGTGATGCTAAAGACCTATTCAATCAAGTAGACTCCTTGGCTTACCTGGAGAGCAATAG GATCTCCATTCCCTTGATTCTGTCACTTCCAGCAACAGTGCTTTCTTTGACTAAGAAGGATACACTGAAG GTTAAGGTGAATACTGTGCTTGGCTCAAATGCTCCTCCTCTGACGGTGAATCTTGTAAGAGTTTTCAGTTCTGGTTCAAAGGATACTTCCATAATCGAGAACCAG GAACTCAAATATGACACTGAAAATTCAGTCTATTTCTTGGATGCTCTGCCAAAGAGTGTTGATGTTGGAAATTACATTTTTGTCTTTGAG ACTGTGTTTCATGATGCTGCACATGAAAAAGTTTATACCACCGGAGGCCAAACTCAAGTTCCAATATTTGTCACGGGAGTTATCAAAGTTGACAGTGCTGGAATTGATGTCCTTGAAAGTGATCTTGGAATTGTAGAAACTCAAAGAAA GCTAGATTTAGCTGGAGAAAATCTTGTATCATTATCGGCAAACCACCTCCAGAAGCTGCGACTGTCTTTCCAATTGACCACTCCTCTTGGCCATGCTTTTAAGCCACATCAG GCAATTCTTAAGTTGAGACATGAGACCAAGGTTGAGCATATCTTTGTCGTGGCCAACTCTGGAAAGAAGTTTGAGATAGTTCTG GATTTACTTGGACTGGTTGAGAGATTTTTCTATCTGTCCGGTAGCTATACCATCCAGCTTACTGTTGGTGATGCTGTCATG GAGAATTCCTTCTTAAAGGTCATTGGTCATGTTGACCTAGACCTACCAGAAGCACCTGAGAATGCACCCCGTCCACCTCCACAGCCTGTTGAACCATACTCGAGATATGGTCCAAAAGCAGAGATAACCCACATCTTCAGGGCACCAGAAAAGCTCCCACCTAAGGAGCTCTCTCTCACTTTCTTGGGTCTCACACTTTTGCCGTTCATTGGATTTTTAGTTGGG CTCTTACGGCTAGGGGTGAACCTGAAGAACTTTCCTTCTTCAGCTGTATCTGCCACGTTTGCCTTCCTTTTCCATTTTGGAATTGCAGCAGTTCTGTTCCTCTACGTGCTTTTCTGGCTGAAG TTGGATCTTTTCACGACAATGAAAACACTTGGTTTCTTGGGAGTTTTCTTAATGTTCGTTGGGCACAGAATCCTTTCTCACCTGGCCTCAACATCATCCAAGTTGAAATCTGCTTGA
- the LOC8283873 gene encoding dolichyl-diphosphooligosaccharide--protein glycosyltransferase subunit 2 isoform X1, with protein sequence MRRLTLLARMARSGVGGFLVLLVVALICSVSSSASISYPISDSHRSAALELFTPIGGSFGSLEEAYEALRTFEVLGIDKKPDISVPACHSVLETLGSSSAVSKDIFYALKVNGILKCEVNEDVLEGIVSNLQTAVSSASSLLDFYHSIGSLVLIKDQSSKDVSFEDAEGVFRSIKALSQSDGRWRYSFNNPESSTFAAGLALEALAGVISVSSSEIDQSLIATTKNDILKLFDSIEKYDDGAFYFDEKHAQENQGPLSTTSSVVRGLTAFADVTSGNLNLQLPSEKFVGLAKFLLGIGIPGDAKDLFNQVDSLAYLESNRISIPLILSLPATVLSLTKKDTLKVKVNTVLGSNAPPLTVNLVRVFSSGSKDTSIIENQELKYDTENSVYFLDALPKSVDVGNYIFVFETVFHDAAHEKVYTTGGQTQVPIFVTGVIKVDSAGIDVLESDLGIVETQRKLDLAGENLVSLSANHLQKLRLSFQLTTPLGHAFKPHQAILKLRHETKVEHIFVVANSGKKFEIVLDLLGLVERFFYLSGSYTIQLTVGDAVMENSFLKVIGHVDLDLPEAPENAPRPPPQPVEPYSRYGPKAEITHIFRAPEKLPPKELSLTFLGLTLLPFIGFLVGLLRLGVNLKNFPSSAVSATFAFLFHFGIAAVLFLYVLFWLKLDLFTTMKTLGFLGVFLMFVGHRILSHLASTSSKLKSA encoded by the exons ATGCGGAGACTCACTCTACTTGCAC GAATGGCTAGGAGTGGTGTAGGTGGATTTCTTGTGCTGCTCGTTGTAGCCTTGATCTGCTCtgtttcttcttctgcttCGATTTCTTATCCGATCTCTGATTCTCACCGATCCGCTGCTTTGGAGCTCTTTACTCCGATCGGTGGATCATTCGGAAG CTTGGAAGAAGCATATGAGGCACTTCGGACATTTGAGGTTCTTGGAATTGATAAGAAGCCTGACATAAGTGTCCCAGCATGCCACTCTGTACTTGAAACTCTTGGGTCTTCATCTGCTGTCTCTAAGGATATATTCTACGCATTAAAAGTGAATGGAATATTAAAATGTGAGGTCAATGAGGATGTTCTTGAG GGCATTGTTTCCAATCTTCAAACTGCTGTCAGCAGTGCAAGTTCGTTGCTTGACTTCTACCATTCCATAGGAAGTCTGGTGCTTATCAAG GATCAATCTTCTAAAGATGTAAGCTTTGAAGATGCTGAAGGAGTTTTTCGTTCTATCAAG GCTTTGAGCCAGAGTGATGGAAGATGGCGCTATAGTTTTAATAATCCTGAGTCTAGCACCTTTGCTGCAG gTTTAGCACTTGAAGCTCTTGCTGGAGTGATCTCAGTATCATCTTCTGAGATAGATCAGTCTCTG ATTGCTACaacaaaaaatgatatattgaaGCTTTTTGACAGTATTGAGAAGTATG ATGATGGAGCCTTTTACTTTGATGAGAAGCATGCACAAGAAAATCAAGGGCCTCTTTCAACTACATCATCCGTTGTTAGAGGATTAACAGCATTTGCAGATGTGACCTCAGGAAATTTGAAT CTCCAGCTTCCGAGCGAAAAATTTGTGGGTTTGGCAAAGTTTCTCCTAGGCATTGGGATTCCTGGTGATGCTAAAGACCTATTCAATCAAGTAGACTCCTTGGCTTACCTGGAGAGCAATAG GATCTCCATTCCCTTGATTCTGTCACTTCCAGCAACAGTGCTTTCTTTGACTAAGAAGGATACACTGAAG GTTAAGGTGAATACTGTGCTTGGCTCAAATGCTCCTCCTCTGACGGTGAATCTTGTAAGAGTTTTCAGTTCTGGTTCAAAGGATACTTCCATAATCGAGAACCAG GAACTCAAATATGACACTGAAAATTCAGTCTATTTCTTGGATGCTCTGCCAAAGAGTGTTGATGTTGGAAATTACATTTTTGTCTTTGAG ACTGTGTTTCATGATGCTGCACATGAAAAAGTTTATACCACCGGAGGCCAAACTCAAGTTCCAATATTTGTCACGGGAGTTATCAAAGTTGACAGTGCTGGAATTGATGTCCTTGAAAGTGATCTTGGAATTGTAGAAACTCAAAGAAA GCTAGATTTAGCTGGAGAAAATCTTGTATCATTATCGGCAAACCACCTCCAGAAGCTGCGACTGTCTTTCCAATTGACCACTCCTCTTGGCCATGCTTTTAAGCCACATCAG GCAATTCTTAAGTTGAGACATGAGACCAAGGTTGAGCATATCTTTGTCGTGGCCAACTCTGGAAAGAAGTTTGAGATAGTTCTG GATTTACTTGGACTGGTTGAGAGATTTTTCTATCTGTCCGGTAGCTATACCATCCAGCTTACTGTTGGTGATGCTGTCATG GAGAATTCCTTCTTAAAGGTCATTGGTCATGTTGACCTAGACCTACCAGAAGCACCTGAGAATGCACCCCGTCCACCTCCACAGCCTGTTGAACCATACTCGAGATATGGTCCAAAAGCAGAGATAACCCACATCTTCAGGGCACCAGAAAAGCTCCCACCTAAGGAGCTCTCTCTCACTTTCTTGGGTCTCACACTTTTGCCGTTCATTGGATTTTTAGTTGGG CTCTTACGGCTAGGGGTGAACCTGAAGAACTTTCCTTCTTCAGCTGTATCTGCCACGTTTGCCTTCCTTTTCCATTTTGGAATTGCAGCAGTTCTGTTCCTCTACGTGCTTTTCTGGCTGAAG TTGGATCTTTTCACGACAATGAAAACACTTGGTTTCTTGGGAGTTTTCTTAATGTTCGTTGGGCACAGAATCCTTTCTCACCTGGCCTCAACATCATCCAAGTTGAAATCTGCTTGA